DNA sequence from the Bacillales bacterium genome:
AAACTAGGGGTCGTCCATCGAGACGGCCTTTTTCTTATTTGCCGGATTCACTGACACATGATCGCAACAAGCCCCTGTTTCGCGGGATACGGAAATCATGATATGATAGATTGGCAGATTCATGGAAAGGAAGGATGGGACAGTGGGTGGATTGTTGAACAGCCCATGGGCGATGCCGGTTATTATTTTCGCGGTCAATGTCATTTACGTCAGTTTCTTTACGATGCGGATGATTTTGACGTTGAAAGGGCACCGCTATTTGGCAGCCGTGACAAGTATGGCGGAGGTTGTCATTTACGTCGTCGGCCTCGGATTGGTTTTGGATCATTTACATGAAGTTTGGAATTTGGCAGCGTACGCGATCGGTTACGGGTTCGGCGTCATCGTCGGCATGAAAATCGAGGAAAAATTAGCGCTCGGCTACATCACGGTGAATGTCATCAGCAGCAATTTCGATCAAGATCTTCCTTCGATGCTCCGGAAAGACGGTTTCGGGGTAACGAATTGGATGGCGTATGGACGCGAAGGCGCCCGGTTGATGATGGAGATTTTGACGCCGCGCAAATCGGAGATCAATTTGTATCGGAAAGTACGAGAATTGGACCCAAACGCTTTTATTATTTCTCACGAACCGAAGGCGTTTCGCGGCGGTTTCTGGGTGAAAGCGATCCGCGGGAAAAAACAGTTTCCGGTGTAAAATGGCCCGGTTCGTTTCGAAAAAGGCTGAAAAACCGAACAATCAAGTTCTTCGAATTATAAAACGTTCGATTTTTGCTTGACTCGATGTCGAAAACCTTGATAAACTAAAGATAGAATTGAATGATGGCCTCATATAATTTTGGGAATACGGCCCATGAGTCTCTACCCGCCGACCGTAAATTGGCGGACTATGAGGGGAAGTTGCGTCTGTCGTCGAGACGGCGCGAAAGGAGAGGTATGTCCACAAGCCGCTTTCTCTCAAGTGAAATTGGAGCAGCGAGCAGCTTTGGGCGTTTTTTTATGGAAGAAAGTCCCTCTCGCTAAGACGGATCTCTAGGATGGAAGGAGCTTATGAAGATGAAACCGAATGTCGGAGTAATCATGGGAAGCACGTCCGATTGGGAAACGATGAAACATGCGTGTGATGTTCTTGAAGAATTGGACATTCCTTATGAGAAAAAAGTTGTATCGGCCCATCGCACGCCGGATTTGATGTTTGCTTATGCGGAGGAAGCTCGCGAGCGTGGATTGCGGGTCATCATTGCCGGAGCCGGCGGTGCCGCGCATTTGCCGGGGATGGTGGCAGCGAAGACGACATTGCCGGTCATCGGCGTTCCAGTACAATCGAGAGCATTGAATGGATTGGATTCACTATTGTCGATTGTACAAATGCCGGGAGGCGTACCGGTTGCAACAACAGCGATCGGTAAAGCAGGAGCAACGAACGCAGGATTGTTGGCGGCTGAGATTCTTGGTGCGTTTGATGAAGGCGTCGCCGAACGATTGTCTGAGCGAAGGGAAGCCTTGAAAAATAAAGTGATAGAAACGAGTGATTCGTTATGATTGAACCGGGAAAAACGATCGGCATTTTAGGCGGCGGACAGCTCGGAAGAATGATGGCGATTTCCGCACGGGAAATGGGCTATCGCATTGCAGTGCTTGAACCGAAAAGCGACTCGCCGTGCGGGCAAGTGGCCGACCACGAAATCGTCGCGAATTATGACGATTTGGAAGGGATTAAGAAGCTCGCAGAGTTGAGCGACGTGATCACGTACGAGTTCGAGAACGTCGATTTGGAAATGGCGCGTTGGTTGGAAGAGAACGCGAACTTGCCGCAAGGCAGCGAATTGTTGAAAAATACGCAAGATCGCGAGTTTGAGAAAAAATCGATTGAAGCGAGCGGTGCGAAGGTGGCGCCGTATCGGATCGTACACGATGAGACGGAATTCCGCGACGCGATAGCGGCGCTCGGGTTTCCGTCGGTCGTGAAGACTTGCCGCGGCGGGTACGACGGCAAAGGACAAATCGTGCTGCGTGAAGAGAAGGATGTCGAGGAAGCGCTTGGCGCGTTTGTTGGCAAACAAAAAGCGATCGTCGAGCAATGGGTGACGTTTGAGAAGGAAATATCAGTGATCGTTACGCGCAGTGTGTCGGGAGAAGTGAGCACGCTGCCGGTGGCAGAGAACATTCATCGTGACAATATTCTTCATACGACGATCGTTCCTGCGGGAATTTCCCGGGAAATTGAACAAATGGCGACACAGATTGCGAAAAGTTTGGCGGATTCCTTTAATCTTGTCGGAACGTTGGCGGTGGAAATGTTTTTGACGCCGGACGGCGACATTTACGTCAATGAAATGGCACCGCGTCCGCATAATTCGGGGCACTACTCGATTAACGCTTGCGAAACGTCGCAGTTCCAGCAGCACATTCGGGCGATTTGCGACTGGCCGCTCGGCAAACCGGATTTGTTGAAGCCGGTTGTGATGGTGAACATTTTGGGTGAACACATGGAAAAGGCATTGTCGCAAATCGATCGTTTCGATGACGTGAAGCTTCACTTGTATGGCAAAGCGGAAGCGAAAACAGGAAGAAAAATGGGACATGTCAATGTGCTTGCCGATACAGTCGAAGCCGCATGGGACAAAGCGATTTCATTGAACTTGGGGACGGAGGAAAACGAATGATCGAACGTTATACGCGACCGGAAATGGGCGCGATCTGGACAGAGGAAAACCGGTTTCAAGCGTGGTTGGAAGTCGAAATACTTGCGGCTGAAGCATGGGCGGAACTTGGAGAGATTCCGAAGGAAGATGTGAAGAAGCTTCGCGAGAATGCGTCTTTCGACATTAACCGGATTAAAGAGATTGAAGAAAGCACGCGTCACGACGTTGTCGCTTTCACGCGCGCCGTGTCGGAAACGCTCGGTGAAGAAAGAAAATGGGTCCATTACGGCTTAACGTCGACAGACGTTGTCGATACGGCGTTGTCGTATTTGCTGAAGCAAGCGAACGACATTTTATTGAAAGATATTGAACGCTTTATCGAGATTCTCGAAAACAAAGCGAAAGAACATAAATATACGGTGATGATGGGACGTACGCACGGCATTCATGCCGAACCGACGACGTTCGGCTTGAAATTGGCGCTTTGGTGCGAAGAAATGAAGCGCAACCTTGAGCGTTTCAAGCAGGCGGCGGACGGTGTGCGTTTCGGGAAATTGTCGGGTGCCGTCGGCACGTATGCGAACATTGATCCGTTCGTGGAACAATACGTTTGTGAAAAACTCGGTTTGCAAGCCGCACCGATTTCGACGCAAACGTTGCAGCGCGATCGTCATGCTGCTTATGTCGGTGCATTGTCGCTCGTTGCGACCTCGATCGAGAAATTTGCCGTCGAAATTCGCGGTTTGCAAAAGAGCGAAACGAGAGAAGTCGAAGAATTTTTCGCGAAAGGGCAAAAAGGTTCGTCAGCGATGCCGCACAAGCGGAATCCGATCGGCTCGGAAAATATGACGGGCATGGCGCGCGTCATTCGCGGCCATATGTTGACGGCTTACGAAAACGTGCCGCTTTGGCATGAAAGAGATATTTCGCACTCGTCGGCGGAGCGGATTATTTTACCGGATGCGACGATTGCTTTGAACTACATGTTGAACCGTTTCGCGAAAATCGTAAAAGAATTGACGGTTTTCCCGGAAAATATGAAACGCAACATGGATAAAACGTACGGGCTCATTTACTCGCAACGTGTGTTGCTTTCGTTGATCGACAAAGGCATGACGCGCGAAGAAGCTTACGATACGGTTCAGCCGAAGGCGATGAAAGCTTGGGAAACCGGCACGCCTTTCCGCGAATTTATCGAGGCGGACGAAACGATTACTTCGAAGTTGTCGCCTGAAGAAATCGACGATTGCTTCGACTATAACTATCATTTGAAAAACGTTGACATGATTTTCGAACGGCTCGGACTTCAGTAATACGAGATCTGTGTCGATGACCGGCACGCGATTCACCAACGAATTTCGATCACCCACTTTTGAATGGAGGCTTTCTCATGCTGCTTTATGAAGGCAAAGCGAAGAAAATCTATGAAACCGATGATCCCGAGATTGTGAGAATTGCTTATAAAGATGAAGCGACCGCTTATAATGCGGTGAAAAAGGCGAATATCATCGGAAAAGGGAAGCTGAACAACACGATTACTTCTTTGTTGTTCGATCTGCTGCGGAAAGCGGGAATTGAGAGCCACTTTGTGGAGAAGATTTCCGAAACGGAACAGCTGGTGAAGCGCGTGACGATCATTCCGCTTGAAGTGGTCGTTCGCAACACCGTTGCCGGCAGTTTGTCGAAACGGCTCGGCATTGAAGAAGGAACGAAGCTCGAGCAGTCACTTGTCGAATTTTATTATAAAAATGACGACCTCGGCGATCCGCTCATCACCGAAGATCACGTGGCCGTACTGAAGGCTGCAACGCCGGAACAGGTCAGCGAGCTGAAGCAGAAAGCAAAGAAAGTCAACGAAGTGTTGACGGGACTGTTCGCGGAAATCGGCATTGAACTCGTAGACTTTAAACTTGAATTCGGTGTGACGCCGTCGGGAGAAATTTTATTAGCCGATGAAATCTCGCCTGACACTTGCCGTCTTTGGGACAAAGAAACAAGGGAGAAGCTCGATAAAGACGTGTTCCGCAGAGATCTCGGCGATTTAACGACTGCATATGGAGAAATTTTATCTCGCTTGGAGGCCGCTAACCATGTATAAGGTGAAAATTTACGTAACATTGAAAGAAAGTGTGCTTGATCCGCAAGGGAGCGCCGTGACCCATTCGCTTCACCGCCTCAATTTCAATGAAGTGAAGGACGTTCGCATCGGCAAATATATGGAAGTGACCCTCGAATCAGAAAAAGATCAAGTGGACGCGCGCATTCAAGAAATGTGTGAGAAATTGTTGTCCAATCCTGTGATTGAAGATTACAGCTACGAAGTTGAGGAGGTCGTCTCCCAATGAAATTCGCGGTGATCGTTTTTCCGGGATCCAACTGCGACATCGATATGAGGCACGCCATCAGCGACGAACTCGGGGAAGAAGTCGATTACGTTTGGCATGAACAAGCGAGTTTGGAAGGTTATGATGCAGTGCTGCTTCCAGGTGGATTCTCTTACGGGGATTACTTGCGTTCCGGCGCGATTGCAAAGTTTTCACCGGTCATGCAAGAAGTGAAGAAAGCGGCAGCCGAAGGCAAGCCGGTGCTCGGCGTATGCAACGGATTCCAAGTGCTGCTTGAAACGGGACTGCTCCCAGGCGCGATGCGCAGAAACCGAGATTTGAAGTTTATTTGCCGTCCGGTCCCGCTCCGAGTAGAGAACAATGAAACGATGTTCAGCTCGGAATACGAAAAAGGTGAAGTCATCACGA
Encoded proteins:
- the purS gene encoding phosphoribosylformylglycinamidine synthase subunit PurS, whose protein sequence is MYKVKIYVTLKESVLDPQGSAVTHSLHRLNFNEVKDVRIGKYMEVTLESEKDQVDARIQEMCEKLLSNPVIEDYSYEVEEVVSQ
- the purQ gene encoding phosphoribosylformylglycinamidine synthase subunit PurQ → MKFAVIVFPGSNCDIDMRHAISDELGEEVDYVWHEQASLEGYDAVLLPGGFSYGDYLRSGAIAKFSPVMQEVKKAAAEGKPVLGVCNGFQVLLETGLLPGAMRRNRDLKFICRPVPLRVENNETMFSSEYEKGEVITIPIAHGEGSYFCDDQTLHALKQNNQVVFRYHGNNPNGSIDDIA
- the purE gene encoding 5-(carboxyamino)imidazole ribonucleotide mutase; translation: MKPNVGVIMGSTSDWETMKHACDVLEELDIPYEKKVVSAHRTPDLMFAYAEEARERGLRVIIAGAGGAAHLPGMVAAKTTLPVIGVPVQSRALNGLDSLLSIVQMPGGVPVATTAIGKAGATNAGLLAAEILGAFDEGVAERLSERREALKNKVIETSDSL
- the purC gene encoding phosphoribosylaminoimidazolesuccinocarboxamide synthase → MLLYEGKAKKIYETDDPEIVRIAYKDEATAYNAVKKANIIGKGKLNNTITSLLFDLLRKAGIESHFVEKISETEQLVKRVTIIPLEVVVRNTVAGSLSKRLGIEEGTKLEQSLVEFYYKNDDLGDPLITEDHVAVLKAATPEQVSELKQKAKKVNEVLTGLFAEIGIELVDFKLEFGVTPSGEILLADEISPDTCRLWDKETREKLDKDVFRRDLGDLTTAYGEILSRLEAANHV
- the purB gene encoding adenylosuccinate lyase is translated as MIERYTRPEMGAIWTEENRFQAWLEVEILAAEAWAELGEIPKEDVKKLRENASFDINRIKEIEESTRHDVVAFTRAVSETLGEERKWVHYGLTSTDVVDTALSYLLKQANDILLKDIERFIEILENKAKEHKYTVMMGRTHGIHAEPTTFGLKLALWCEEMKRNLERFKQAADGVRFGKLSGAVGTYANIDPFVEQYVCEKLGLQAAPISTQTLQRDRHAAYVGALSLVATSIEKFAVEIRGLQKSETREVEEFFAKGQKGSSAMPHKRNPIGSENMTGMARVIRGHMLTAYENVPLWHERDISHSSAERIILPDATIALNYMLNRFAKIVKELTVFPENMKRNMDKTYGLIYSQRVLLSLIDKGMTREEAYDTVQPKAMKAWETGTPFREFIEADETITSKLSPEEIDDCFDYNYHLKNVDMIFERLGLQ
- a CDS encoding DUF2179 domain-containing protein, whose amino-acid sequence is MLNSPWAMPVIIFAVNVIYVSFFTMRMILTLKGHRYLAAVTSMAEVVIYVVGLGLVLDHLHEVWNLAAYAIGYGFGVIVGMKIEEKLALGYITVNVISSNFDQDLPSMLRKDGFGVTNWMAYGREGARLMMEILTPRKSEINLYRKVRELDPNAFIISHEPKAFRGGFWVKAIRGKKQFPV
- the purK gene encoding 5-(carboxyamino)imidazole ribonucleotide synthase, giving the protein MIEPGKTIGILGGGQLGRMMAISAREMGYRIAVLEPKSDSPCGQVADHEIVANYDDLEGIKKLAELSDVITYEFENVDLEMARWLEENANLPQGSELLKNTQDREFEKKSIEASGAKVAPYRIVHDETEFRDAIAALGFPSVVKTCRGGYDGKGQIVLREEKDVEEALGAFVGKQKAIVEQWVTFEKEISVIVTRSVSGEVSTLPVAENIHRDNILHTTIVPAGISREIEQMATQIAKSLADSFNLVGTLAVEMFLTPDGDIYVNEMAPRPHNSGHYSINACETSQFQQHIRAICDWPLGKPDLLKPVVMVNILGEHMEKALSQIDRFDDVKLHLYGKAEAKTGRKMGHVNVLADTVEAAWDKAISLNLGTEENE